Proteins co-encoded in one Arachis hypogaea cultivar Tifrunner chromosome 11, arahy.Tifrunner.gnm2.J5K5, whole genome shotgun sequence genomic window:
- the LOC112723032 gene encoding probable 1-deoxy-D-xylulose-5-phosphate synthase, chloroplastic isoform X2, producing the protein MKNLSTKELKQLADELRSDVIFSVSKTGGHLGSSLGVVELTVALHYVFNAPQDKILWDVGHQSYPHKILTGRRDKMHTMRQTNGLSGFTKRSESEYDSFGTGHSSTTISAGLGMAVGRDLKGRKNNVVAVIGDGAMTAGQAYEAMNNAGYLDSDMIVILNDNKQVSLPTATLDGPIPPVGALSSALSRLQSNRPLRELREVAKGVTKSIGGPMHELAAKVDEYARGMIGGSGSTLFEELGLYYIGPVDGHNIDDLISILNEVKSTKTTGPVLIHVVTEKGRGYPYAEKAADKYHGVAKFDPKTGKQFKANASTQSYTTYFAEALIAEAEADKDIVAIHAAMGGGTGMNLFLRRFPTRCFDVGIAEQHAVTFAAGLACEGLKPFCAIYSSFMQRAYDQVVHDVDLQKLPVRFAMDRAGLVGADGPTHCGSFDVTFMACLPNMVVMAPSDEAELFHMVATAAAIDDRPSCFRYPRGNGIGVELPLGNKGIPLEIGKGRILMEGERVALLGYGAAVQSCLAAASLVEHHGLRITVADARFCKPLDRSLIRSLAKSHEVLITVEEGSIGGFGSHVVQFMALDGLLDGKLKWRPMVLPDRYIDHGSPADQLSEAGLAPTQIAATVFNILGQTREALEVMS; encoded by the exons ATGAAAAACCTCTCTACCAAG GAGCTCAAGCAACTCGCCGATGAGCTACGTTCTGATGTAATTTTCAGTGTTTCAAAAACTGGGGGTCATCTAGGATCAAGTCTAGGTGTTGTCGAACTCACTGTTGCGCTCCACTATGTCTTCAATGCCCCTCAAGACAAGATATTGTGGGATGTTGGTCACCAG TCTTACCCACATAAAATACTCACCGGTCGGAGGGATAAGATGCATACCATGAGGCAGACAAATGGATTATCTGGATTTACAAAACGCTCCGAAAGTGAATATGATAGTTTTGGCACTGGTCACAGCTCAACAACTATTTCAGCTGGACTTG GAATGGCTGTTGGGAGAGATCTTAAGGGAAGAAAGAATAATGTAGTTGCCGTTATTGGTGATGGTGCCATGACAGCAGGGCAAGCTTATGAAGCCATGAACAATGCCGGATATCTCGATTCTGACATGATTGTTATTCTAAACGACAACAAACAGGTCTCTTTACCTACTGCTACACTCGATGGACCGATACCACCAGTAGGAGCTTTGAGCAGTGCTCTCAGTAGGTTACAGTCAAACAGGCCTCTTAGAGAATTGAGAGAGGTTGCCAAG GGTGTTACTAAAAGCATTGGAGGCCCTATGCATGAATTGGCTGCAAAAGTTGATGAATATGCTCGTGGCATGATTGGTGGTTCCGGATCAACACTTTTTGAAGAGCTTGGACTCTACTACATTGGCCCTGTTGATGGTCATAACATAGATGATCTTATCTCCATTCTCAATGAAGTTAAAAGTACTAAAACCACTGGTCCTGTTCTGATCCATGTTGTCACTGAGAAAGGCCGAGGATACCCATATGCAGAAAAAGCAGCAGACAAGTACCATG GAGTTGCTAAGTTTGATCCAAAGACTGGAAAGCAATTCAAGGCTAATGCTAGCACCCAGTCTTACACAACATACTTTGCAGAGGCTTTGATTGCAGAAGCAGAAGCCGACAAAGACATCGTTGCAATCCATGCTGCAATGGGAGGTGGCACTGGCATGAATCTCTTCCTTCGTCGATTCCCAACAAGATGCTTTGATGTGGGGATAGCAGAACAGCATGCTGTTACATTTGCTGCAGGTCTAGCTTGTGAAGGTCTCAAGCCTTTCTGTGCAATTTACTCATCATTCATGCAGAGGGCTTATGACCAA GTAGTGCATGATGTCGACTTGCAGAAGCTTCCTGTAAGATTTGCAATGGATAGAGCTGGATTAGTTGGTGCAGATGGCCCTACACATTGTGGTTCTTTTGATGTCACTTTTATGGCATGTCTTCCTAACATGGTGGTGATGGCTCCTTCTGATGAAGCAGAGCTTTTCCACATGGTTGCCACTGCAGCAGCCATTGATGATCGCCCTAGTTGTTTCCGATACCCAAGGGGAAACGGCATTGGTGTTGAACTACCACTAGGGAATAAGGGAATTCCTCTTGAG ATTGGAAAAGGTAGGATATTGATGGAAGGGGAAAGAGTGGCCTTATTGGGCTATGGAGCAGCAGTCCAGAGCTGTCTGGCTGCAGCTTCCTTAGTGGAGCATCATGGCTTGCGCATAACTGTTGCTGATGCACGGTTCTGCAAGCCATTGGATCGTTCCCTCATTCGCAGCCTAGCAAAATCACACGAAGTTTTGATCACTGTCGAAGAAGGATCGATTGGAGGATTCGGGTCTCATGTTGTTCAGTTCATGGCCCTTGATGGTCTTCTAGATGGAAAATTGAAG TGGAGGCCAATGGTTCTTCCGGATCGTTATATTGACCACGGATCGCCTGCTGATCAATTGTCTGAAGCTGGCCTTGCTCCAACTCAGATAGCAGCAACTGTGTTCAACATACTTGGACAAACACGGGAGGCACTAGAGGTTATGTCATAA
- the LOC112723032 gene encoding probable 1-deoxy-D-xylulose-5-phosphate synthase, chloroplastic isoform X1 yields MDLCAFSYSTFVSPATATASDPRRSSSLASHSQWGLDLLNQSQHRFNQVKKKSSGVYASLSERGEYYAQRPPTPLLDTINYPIHMKNLSTKELKQLADELRSDVIFSVSKTGGHLGSSLGVVELTVALHYVFNAPQDKILWDVGHQSYPHKILTGRRDKMHTMRQTNGLSGFTKRSESEYDSFGTGHSSTTISAGLGMAVGRDLKGRKNNVVAVIGDGAMTAGQAYEAMNNAGYLDSDMIVILNDNKQVSLPTATLDGPIPPVGALSSALSRLQSNRPLRELREVAKGVTKSIGGPMHELAAKVDEYARGMIGGSGSTLFEELGLYYIGPVDGHNIDDLISILNEVKSTKTTGPVLIHVVTEKGRGYPYAEKAADKYHGVAKFDPKTGKQFKANASTQSYTTYFAEALIAEAEADKDIVAIHAAMGGGTGMNLFLRRFPTRCFDVGIAEQHAVTFAAGLACEGLKPFCAIYSSFMQRAYDQVVHDVDLQKLPVRFAMDRAGLVGADGPTHCGSFDVTFMACLPNMVVMAPSDEAELFHMVATAAAIDDRPSCFRYPRGNGIGVELPLGNKGIPLEIGKGRILMEGERVALLGYGAAVQSCLAAASLVEHHGLRITVADARFCKPLDRSLIRSLAKSHEVLITVEEGSIGGFGSHVVQFMALDGLLDGKLKWRPMVLPDRYIDHGSPADQLSEAGLAPTQIAATVFNILGQTREALEVMS; encoded by the exons ATGGATCTCTGTGCATTCTCATATTCTACATTTGTGAGCCCTGCAACTGCAACTGCTTCTGATCCTCGGAGATCAAGTTCTCTTGCTTCTCACTCTCAATGGGGTCTGGATCTGCTTAATCAATCGCAGCACAGGTTCAACCAG GTGAAGAAAAAATCAAGTGGGGTATATGCATCCCTATCAGAGAGGGGAGAGTATTATGCTCAAAGACCGCCAACTCCGCTGTTGGACACCATAAACTATCCAATTCATATGAAAAACCTCTCTACCAAG GAGCTCAAGCAACTCGCCGATGAGCTACGTTCTGATGTAATTTTCAGTGTTTCAAAAACTGGGGGTCATCTAGGATCAAGTCTAGGTGTTGTCGAACTCACTGTTGCGCTCCACTATGTCTTCAATGCCCCTCAAGACAAGATATTGTGGGATGTTGGTCACCAG TCTTACCCACATAAAATACTCACCGGTCGGAGGGATAAGATGCATACCATGAGGCAGACAAATGGATTATCTGGATTTACAAAACGCTCCGAAAGTGAATATGATAGTTTTGGCACTGGTCACAGCTCAACAACTATTTCAGCTGGACTTG GAATGGCTGTTGGGAGAGATCTTAAGGGAAGAAAGAATAATGTAGTTGCCGTTATTGGTGATGGTGCCATGACAGCAGGGCAAGCTTATGAAGCCATGAACAATGCCGGATATCTCGATTCTGACATGATTGTTATTCTAAACGACAACAAACAGGTCTCTTTACCTACTGCTACACTCGATGGACCGATACCACCAGTAGGAGCTTTGAGCAGTGCTCTCAGTAGGTTACAGTCAAACAGGCCTCTTAGAGAATTGAGAGAGGTTGCCAAG GGTGTTACTAAAAGCATTGGAGGCCCTATGCATGAATTGGCTGCAAAAGTTGATGAATATGCTCGTGGCATGATTGGTGGTTCCGGATCAACACTTTTTGAAGAGCTTGGACTCTACTACATTGGCCCTGTTGATGGTCATAACATAGATGATCTTATCTCCATTCTCAATGAAGTTAAAAGTACTAAAACCACTGGTCCTGTTCTGATCCATGTTGTCACTGAGAAAGGCCGAGGATACCCATATGCAGAAAAAGCAGCAGACAAGTACCATG GAGTTGCTAAGTTTGATCCAAAGACTGGAAAGCAATTCAAGGCTAATGCTAGCACCCAGTCTTACACAACATACTTTGCAGAGGCTTTGATTGCAGAAGCAGAAGCCGACAAAGACATCGTTGCAATCCATGCTGCAATGGGAGGTGGCACTGGCATGAATCTCTTCCTTCGTCGATTCCCAACAAGATGCTTTGATGTGGGGATAGCAGAACAGCATGCTGTTACATTTGCTGCAGGTCTAGCTTGTGAAGGTCTCAAGCCTTTCTGTGCAATTTACTCATCATTCATGCAGAGGGCTTATGACCAA GTAGTGCATGATGTCGACTTGCAGAAGCTTCCTGTAAGATTTGCAATGGATAGAGCTGGATTAGTTGGTGCAGATGGCCCTACACATTGTGGTTCTTTTGATGTCACTTTTATGGCATGTCTTCCTAACATGGTGGTGATGGCTCCTTCTGATGAAGCAGAGCTTTTCCACATGGTTGCCACTGCAGCAGCCATTGATGATCGCCCTAGTTGTTTCCGATACCCAAGGGGAAACGGCATTGGTGTTGAACTACCACTAGGGAATAAGGGAATTCCTCTTGAG ATTGGAAAAGGTAGGATATTGATGGAAGGGGAAAGAGTGGCCTTATTGGGCTATGGAGCAGCAGTCCAGAGCTGTCTGGCTGCAGCTTCCTTAGTGGAGCATCATGGCTTGCGCATAACTGTTGCTGATGCACGGTTCTGCAAGCCATTGGATCGTTCCCTCATTCGCAGCCTAGCAAAATCACACGAAGTTTTGATCACTGTCGAAGAAGGATCGATTGGAGGATTCGGGTCTCATGTTGTTCAGTTCATGGCCCTTGATGGTCTTCTAGATGGAAAATTGAAG TGGAGGCCAATGGTTCTTCCGGATCGTTATATTGACCACGGATCGCCTGCTGATCAATTGTCTGAAGCTGGCCTTGCTCCAACTCAGATAGCAGCAACTGTGTTCAACATACTTGGACAAACACGGGAGGCACTAGAGGTTATGTCATAA